The DNA window GGCGACGTGCGTATGTGCGGCGACAACAGATTCAACGCGGTCACGACGTCACCATCCCCTGACTCTCCGGATCACCCACACGGCCTCCACGATAAGCCGATTTGCGGCTGCGGTCATCGCCCATGAGACGGATGCGCCGCACCGACTGTAGGCGGAGGCGGTTCCACTCGTGGGTGGAGGATCACAGCTTCCCGAAGGCCACCCCGCGGTAGGTCCATCCGTTGCCGGTGACCACCTGTGTGATGGGCTCCTTGAGTTCCTTGGTGGCGAACCGATAGTTGTATACCTGGCCGTAGTCGAGCTGCTCGGTGAACGCGTATGCGGTGCCGAACTCGACCCCGACCTTCTGGCCGCGAAATCCCGATGCCGCGACGGACAATTCGGGCACCCCGGCACGCCATCGCACTTCCCATTCCCGGTCCACCGCCCGCACCTCGTGCGCCTCGGGGTCCAGACGCATCAGAATCTGGAACGTTTTGCTCAGACCGGCTTTCGCGAAGATCTCATACCAGCGGGCGTCGACGATGCGCCATTCCGCTATCAGGTCGACGCCCTGATCGGCGGCGTCACGGATCACGAAGGGCGCGGTCTCGCGGTTGACTGCCAGCAGGGCCGCCCGCACCTCGGCGGCGCTGCGCGGCTCGATGTCACCCGTGGGTCGTTTGGTTCCGGTGAAGATGTCGAACAATCCCATGCCCGCGCTCCTGTCTCGGTGGTGGTTGATCCAGTGTCACCGTGGCAGCGCGTTCTTGTGGCCGGCTTGGAGCGGACTTGCGCCTCCGACCGCGCATCAACGTTCCGAGATGCCCGCCATCGCCAGCACTCCTTCGATCTGCGCCTGCACCGCCTCGCGCAGGTCGAAGGCGCGCGAGAGGTTGGGCCACGACCCGAGCAGGCCCGCGACCCGGGGAAGGCCGATCAGGTCGTCGGGGGTCAACCGCTCATGCCACGACGTCTCGCCGGGTTTTCGTCGCGCCAGGGTTTCCTGCCAGCCGAGTTCGGACTGGACCAGGTACCAGCAAGCCCGCCACAAGTCCAGTGAGCGTTGGTCGTCGAGGCCGAGTTCGCTTGTGGCGTCGAGGAATTGCTCGGCGAGGGTGAGAGCCGGTACGCCGACGTTGGTCCCGGTCGTGAGGATGGACACCACCCAGGGCAGTTCGCCGAGCCGCTCGTACATGTCCATCACGATCCCGGCCATGCGCTGGGTAGGGGTGCCGGTCGGCGGGGTCCACGGGATGCTCGCGGCAACGTCGGACAGCGCCATCGACAACAGCGCCGACTTGTTGGGCACGTAGTGGTAGAGCGTCATCGGTTTGGTGTCGAGGTCGGCAGCCAGCCGGCGCATGCTGAGGCCGTCGGGGCCGTCGGTCGCCAGAATCCGAATCGCGGCGTCGACGATCGTCTGGCGATCCAGGGACGGCGTCGGCGGCATTGTCGTACGCGTACGACATCCCTGGCCGGCTGCTCTTTCGGAGGTCCCATGGTTCTCACCTCATCGCGACCCACCCGGGCGGTCTCGCTGTTCGTGGCGGTCTTCGTGTTGCAGTTCCTCGTCGCAGTCGACATGTCACTGGTCAACATCGCGTTGCCGGCCATGGCCGACGATCTCGGCTTCACGGCGACCGGACTGCAATGGGTGGTCAACGCCTACCTGCTGTGCTTCGCCGGATTCATGCTCCTCGGCGGCCGGCGGGGCGACTGGTTCGGACGACGCCGGGTGATCGTGGTGGGGCTGATCGTGTTCGCGGCGGCGAGCGTCGTCGGCGGTCTCGCCGCCGTCCCGTGGGTCCTGGTCGCCGCCCGTGCGGTGCAGGGCGTCGCGGCCGCCCTCCTCGCACCCGCCGCATTGGCCCTGGTCACCATCTCCGACGACACTCGACGCAAGAAGGCAATGGGACTCTGGGCGGCTGCCGGTGCCGCGGGAGGCGCCGTGGGCGTGGTCGCCAGCGGCCTGCTCACCCAATGGTGGGATTGGCGCGCGGTGATGTTCGTGAACGTGCCGATCATCGTCGTCGGCCTGGCCGCGACATGGCGTGGCGTGGCCGGGCACGACGAGCATGATCGAAGCCGGCTCGACGTTCTCGGCGGAGTGCTGATCACCGCATCGGTCACCGCGCTGGTCTTCGCGGTGACCTCCACCGACATCCACGGATGGACGTCGGCGCGCACGCTGATCGCCCTGGCCGCGGCAACGGTTCTGTGTGCCTGGTTCGTGCCTACCGAGCGCAGGGCCCCGCACCCACTGATGCCGCCCCGGTTGCCCGCCCCCCGAAGTATTCTGGGCGCCAACGTCTTCGGGTTCATGCTCGCTGCCGGACAACTGGCCGCGTTCTACTTCTGCTCGTTGTACGTGCAGACCGTCTGGGATGTGGAGCCGGCGATCGCCGGGGTGCTGTTCCTGCCGTTCTGCGGCTTCGTGGTCGTGGGTATCGCGGTGTCCGGGAAGCTCGTGGCGCGCTTCGGCCCGCGCAACACCATCGCCGGCCTCGGTGTGCTCGGCGCCCTCGGTCTGGCCGTATTCGCCCGCATGCCAGCCGATTTCGACTTCTGGCTCGGTATCCTCCTGCCGTCGGCCATCACCGCGACCGGCATCGGCGGTTCGATGGTGCTTCTCGGCGTGGCCGGGACCGCCGGAGTCGACGCCCGCGATGCCGGCGCGGCGTCGGGCGTGCTCAACAGTTCACGCCAGCTCGGCGGCACATTCGGGCTCGCCGTACTCGTCACCATCGCCGCGCACGCCACGTTGCCGCGCGACGGCTACCAACTCGGACTGGCCGTCGGAGCCGTGTTCCTGCTCGTGGGAAGTGTTGCGGCGTGGCTCATCCTGCCGCGGTCGACGGAGGATGCCGACGTTGCCGAGGCTGTCACGACGGCCGGGATCTGACGGTATGACTCACTCATACCCTCAATTGTTTGATAAGTGAGGGCATGATGTCGCCATGCCCTCGGATCCGCGTGCAACCTCACACGGTGGGGAGCGGGTCACCGGGCTACAACGGAATCGCATGTGGCACGCAGTCGAGGTGACCGAGATTTGGTGTGTCTGGCCAATGTCCGAGGCGTGTGATTGATTGGTCGCCATGGGGGAGCGATGGACGGTCGACCAGGTGCTGATGCTGGCGCCCGACGCCGCGTCGGTCCGGGCCGGTCAGAAACTCGCCACCCCGACGCCGTGGACAGCCACCGGCCACCGTCTGGGCGCGGTGTGGGGTCTGTGCGCGGGCAGCGGCAGAACTCCCTACCGGACCGTCGTCGATCTCACGGCGCCCGCGTACAAATGCTCCTGCCCGTCCCGCAAGTTTCCGTGCAAGCATGCGATCGGCCTGCTCCTGCTGTGGAGTGAGGGTTCGGTCCCGGAGGCAACCGAACCACCCGACGACGCCGCGGAGTGGCTCGCCGGCCGCGCAGCGCGAACGGTCACACCCAAGGCGTCGGCACCGCCGAAGGACCCGGCGCAGGCAGCAAAAACCGCTGCTCAGCGCGCCGACCGGGTGCGCGCGGGCGTCGAGGAACTGCAGCTGTGGCTCACCGATCAGGTGGCCAACGGCCTCGCCGGCGCCGAGGCCGACGCGTACCGCCGATTCGACACCGTCGCCGCACGGCTCGTCGACGCCCAGGCGCCCGGTCTCGCGCGCCGCGTCCGGCGTCTGCCGGAGCTGATCGTGACCGGTGACGGTGCCGACTGGCCGGACCGCCTTCTGGCGGAGTTCGGGCGGCTGTGGTCGTTGACCGTCGCCCACCAGCGTCTCGATCAACTCCCGGAACCTCTGCAGCACACGGTGCGACGCCACGTCGGCTATCAGACGTCGCGCGCCGATGTCCTGGCGACACCGGGGGTCACCGACACCTGGGCGTTTGTCGGGTCGCGCACCACCGAGGAAGACCGCCTGCAGGCACGACGTACCTACGTCTTCGGCGTCGAATCCGGGCGGTTCGGCCTGATCCTCGACTACGCTCCCACCGGCGCAGTGCTGCCCACCTACCCGGTGATCGGGTCGGCGCTGCGGACCGCCATGCACTTTTATCCCGGAAACCCCGACTTGCGGTGCCTGCCCGACGAGCAACCCGCCACCTTGGTCGAGGTGCCATCACTGCCGTTCGCGACTGTTGCCGACGCGCGGCGCCGGTTGGCCGACGCGGTCGCTACCGATCCCTGGCTGTCGGTTCACCCGGTTCTGATCGGTGGATGGCTCGCGCGGACCGCCACGGGCAGGGCTGCCCTGGTCGACGACGCGGGGGCGGCGGTCGAACTCCTCGATGTCGACGCGCGCTGGGCGATGCTCCTCGCCCTCAGTGGTGGGCAGCGCATCGGCGTCGTCGGCGACTTCGGCGTACACGGGCTCGATCCGTTCGCCATCCAGCTCGACGGGCAGGTGGTGGGCCTGTGAGTACCTGGGAAGAGGTGGTGTCCGCGGCGCTGGTCGGAGCACGTACCCGCGCCGTGGACGCAGAGAACCTGGATGCGGTTGTCGCCCAGCATGTCACGAGAGTTGTCGATACCGACCCGTCGATCCGGGTCCTGCAGATCGCCGCCCTCACCGCGGTGGCCACGCAGGCCAGCGGACCCGTCCCCGACCTCACGGCACAACCGCTGCCACCGGTTCCCGCCGACCCACGGCCCCTGATGTCCGAACTCGCGTCCGCGCACGTCGGCCGAGCATTCACCCTGTCACCCGCGGTAGCCAACTGGTGTGTGGACCTGTTGTCGCACAGCCGATTCCGTCCACCGATGCGGCTACTTCCGGACCTGTTGCGCCGGACCGCTCACAATGTGGCGATCCGGCCGAAGATCGAGCGGATCGCCGGACCGGCCGGGTACTGGCTGGCCGAATATGCACCGGACCTCGGAGCCGTCCTGCCGCGGGAGGAGGTGGGGACCACTACCCGAGAGGATCCCACGGTCTGGACCCACGGGGCGTTATCGGAACGGACCGCGTACCTGCGCGCCCTCCGCGGACGTGACCCCATCGCCGGTGCCGAACTGCTCGCCGCAGGTTGGGCGTCGGAAAGCGGACCCGACCGCGAAGCCCTCCTCGACACGCTGACGCAGGGCGCGTCCGTCGCCGACGAGGATTTCCTTGAACGAGCGCTCGATGACCGACGCGGCGCGGTACGGGCCACCGCGGCGCGCATACTCGACATCATTCCCGAATCCGGTTTGCAACAACGCCTTTTCGCGGCCGCCTCGCCGCACCTCGAGATGCGTGGACGCCTGCGCAAGAAGCTACATGTCACGCTGCCGGCCGAACCCGACGACGATCTGCGACGCGACGGCATCACCGTGAAACCACCGAGGGGGACCGGGCTGCGGGTGTGGGTCCTCGCGCAACTGCTGTCGCGCATCCCACCCAGCCGCTGGGAAGCCCAGTTGGGCGCCGACCCCACCACCATCGTCGACGCCATCGGCCCCGAGGACGGTGTCGTGGTCGAGAGTCTGTGCCGCGCAGCAGTTCTCCACCGCGATCAGCGGTGGGCCGACGCCCTGGTCGGACATCGGGAGGCCCTCCCCGATGTTGCGCGGGCAGCGTCGACCGCCCGGCTGGTGTCTGTCTACCCCGACCTGCCGGCGGAGAAGCTGCCGGCGTTGCTCGCGCTCATTGACGCGCCGTGGCCTGAGCCGATTGCCCGGCATACCTTTGCTGCCGTTGCCCGGTTGCTGCGCGAGAACACCTATTCCGCCCCGGCGGCCGCGCGACTTCTCGACGCGCTCGCCGTCGGCCTGCCCGCTACCGACCGGTGGCAGGAGGCCGTCGCCCAGCTGTCAGCCACCGCCGTCACCGGGCACGCCCAGCTGGCCGTGGTCAGCGAGGCCCTCCGCGTCCGATCCGTCCTCACCAAGGAGTTGCAGTGACCGAGAACCACCAGACCGACGATCTACTGCGACCGCACGCCGAACAGCTGTATGCCGATGAGCTCGCCGCGCTGCGCGCGCAGGATCACGCCACCCGGCCGACGAACTGGATGCTCTCTCCGTCGGCCGTCGTCACCTATCTCCTCGGCGGTGAACTCGACGACGGAACCACCATCTCGCCCAAGTACATCGGGCCGCGGCGCCTCATGGAGGTGGCGGTCGCGACACTCGCCACCGACCGCGCACTGCTCCTGCTGGGAGTACCCGGCACGGCGAAAACGTGGGTGTCGGAGCACCTGTCCGCCGCGATCAGCGGGACGTCCACGCTGCTCGTGCAGGGCACCGCGGGCACACCGGAGGAGGCCATCCGATACGGCTGGAACTATGCCCGCCTCATCGCCGAGGGACCGAGCCGGGAGGCGCTCGTGCCGTCGCCCATCATGACGGCCATGGAGCAGGGCAAGATAGCCCGGCTCGAGGAGCTGACCCGCATCCCGTCCGACGTTCAGGATGCGCTGATCACGGTGCTCAGCGAAAAGACCCTGCCCGTACCCGAACTCGGGATCGAGGTGCAGGCCGCCAAGGGGTTCAGCGTGATCGCGACCGCCAACGACCGGGACCGCGGCGTCAACGAGCTGTCGTCGGCGTTGCGACGGCGCTTCAACACCGTCGTCCTTCCGCTGCCGGCGACCGCCGACGAGGAGGTGGCGATCGTGACCCAACGCGTCGCGGCGCTCGGTAAAAGCCTCGAACTTCCCGACCTGCCGTCGGCCACCGAGGAGATCCGGCGCGTCGTCACCGTGTTCCGCGAAATGCGTTCCGGCGTCACCGAAGACGGACGGGCCAAGGTGAAGCAACCCAGCGGAACCCTGTCCACCGCCGAAGCGATCTCGGTGATCACGCATGGTCTGGCGATGTCGGTGCACTTCGGCGACGGGGTACTACGACCGAGTGACGTGGCAGCCGGCATCCACGGCGCCGTGATCAAGGACCCCGCCGCAGACACCGCGATCTGGACCGAATACCTCGAAGGCGTCATCCGC is part of the Gordonia bronchialis DSM 43247 genome and encodes:
- a CDS encoding TetR/AcrR family transcriptional regulator, whose protein sequence is MPPTPSLDRQTIVDAAIRILATDGPDGLSMRRLAADLDTKPMTLYHYVPNKSALLSMALSDVAASIPWTPPTGTPTQRMAGIVMDMYERLGELPWVVSILTTGTNVGVPALTLAEQFLDATSELGLDDQRSLDLWRACWYLVQSELGWQETLARRKPGETSWHERLTPDDLIGLPRVAGLLGSWPNLSRAFDLREAVQAQIEGVLAMAGISER
- a CDS encoding MFS transporter; the protein is MVLTSSRPTRAVSLFVAVFVLQFLVAVDMSLVNIALPAMADDLGFTATGLQWVVNAYLLCFAGFMLLGGRRGDWFGRRRVIVVGLIVFAAASVVGGLAAVPWVLVAARAVQGVAAALLAPAALALVTISDDTRRKKAMGLWAAAGAAGGAVGVVASGLLTQWWDWRAVMFVNVPIIVVGLAATWRGVAGHDEHDRSRLDVLGGVLITASVTALVFAVTSTDIHGWTSARTLIALAAATVLCAWFVPTERRAPHPLMPPRLPAPRSILGANVFGFMLAAGQLAAFYFCSLYVQTVWDVEPAIAGVLFLPFCGFVVVGIAVSGKLVARFGPRNTIAGLGVLGALGLAVFARMPADFDFWLGILLPSAITATGIGGSMVLLGVAGTAGVDARDAGAASGVLNSSRQLGGTFGLAVLVTIAAHATLPRDGYQLGLAVGAVFLLVGSVAAWLILPRSTEDADVAEAVTTAGI
- a CDS encoding SWIM zinc finger family protein, giving the protein MGERWTVDQVLMLAPDAASVRAGQKLATPTPWTATGHRLGAVWGLCAGSGRTPYRTVVDLTAPAYKCSCPSRKFPCKHAIGLLLLWSEGSVPEATEPPDDAAEWLAGRAARTVTPKASAPPKDPAQAAKTAAQRADRVRAGVEELQLWLTDQVANGLAGAEADAYRRFDTVAARLVDAQAPGLARRVRRLPELIVTGDGADWPDRLLAEFGRLWSLTVAHQRLDQLPEPLQHTVRRHVGYQTSRADVLATPGVTDTWAFVGSRTTEEDRLQARRTYVFGVESGRFGLILDYAPTGAVLPTYPVIGSALRTAMHFYPGNPDLRCLPDEQPATLVEVPSLPFATVADARRRLADAVATDPWLSVHPVLIGGWLARTATGRAALVDDAGAAVELLDVDARWAMLLALSGGQRIGVVGDFGVHGLDPFAIQLDGQVVGL
- a CDS encoding DUF5691 domain-containing protein, translated to MSTWEEVVSAALVGARTRAVDAENLDAVVAQHVTRVVDTDPSIRVLQIAALTAVATQASGPVPDLTAQPLPPVPADPRPLMSELASAHVGRAFTLSPAVANWCVDLLSHSRFRPPMRLLPDLLRRTAHNVAIRPKIERIAGPAGYWLAEYAPDLGAVLPREEVGTTTREDPTVWTHGALSERTAYLRALRGRDPIAGAELLAAGWASESGPDREALLDTLTQGASVADEDFLERALDDRRGAVRATAARILDIIPESGLQQRLFAAASPHLEMRGRLRKKLHVTLPAEPDDDLRRDGITVKPPRGTGLRVWVLAQLLSRIPPSRWEAQLGADPTTIVDAIGPEDGVVVESLCRAAVLHRDQRWADALVGHREALPDVARAASTARLVSVYPDLPAEKLPALLALIDAPWPEPIARHTFAAVARLLRENTYSAPAAARLLDALAVGLPATDRWQEAVAQLSATAVTGHAQLAVVSEALRVRSVLTKELQ
- a CDS encoding ATP-binding protein → MTENHQTDDLLRPHAEQLYADELAALRAQDHATRPTNWMLSPSAVVTYLLGGELDDGTTISPKYIGPRRLMEVAVATLATDRALLLLGVPGTAKTWVSEHLSAAISGTSTLLVQGTAGTPEEAIRYGWNYARLIAEGPSREALVPSPIMTAMEQGKIARLEELTRIPSDVQDALITVLSEKTLPVPELGIEVQAAKGFSVIATANDRDRGVNELSSALRRRFNTVVLPLPATADEEVAIVTQRVAALGKSLELPDLPSATEEIRRVVTVFREMRSGVTEDGRAKVKQPSGTLSTAEAISVITHGLAMSVHFGDGVLRPSDVAAGIHGAVIKDPAADTAIWTEYLEGVIRERADWADFYRAARGALR